A part of Lacerta agilis isolate rLacAgi1 chromosome 7, rLacAgi1.pri, whole genome shotgun sequence genomic DNA contains:
- the LOC117049618 gene encoding protocadherin alpha-3-like, with product MAWERGSGQLHYSVPEESQHGTFVGRIAQDLGLEVDELVPRLFRMESQSQGDYLEVNVQNGILFVNSRIDREELCGKNPLCAIHLEVIVDKPLRVFHIEVEIKDINDNAPTFPQIEQNVFISEMRMPGSFFPLEGASDADIGSNSHLTYTLSPSEYFSLDVQRKHDESQSLALLLKTSLDREVGAKHRLLLTAIDGGKPELSGTAQLVISVLDENDNAPTFNQSVYKVQMAEDVLSGTLVVKLNATDMDEGINKEITYSFQNRVPVKLKNIFALDSVNGEIRTKEKLDFEENHQYEIQVQASDKGSNPMTGYCSVVVEVLDVNDNAPEMSLKSLLVPVPENSLPGMVVALISVSDQDSGANGQISCFLHPPELPFKLASTFKNYYSLVVSEPLDREQVAEYRLLVTAQDQGTPSLSATSSLVVPIGDVNDNAPTFAQPSYTVFVKENNPPGAHIFTVSASDPDVAENSLVSYWMDEKLWPLTSYISVHSESGKVYALQPLDYEELKLLEFQVRAKDAGLPSLCGNVTIQVFVVDENDNAPAVSGMAEENPVLLVIPVMAGHIVGKIQALDADSGYNAWLRYEMHEGSSGLWRVGRYSGEISTTRVLDEGEVSGSSQNLLVLVKDHGNPMLSATATLSVTLVASTQLTRTDVHLPRTGGNPKPLVGSANIYLIIAICSVSSLFLLAIIIYTVLRCQSQAKEAMIYGPGTATLVCASEVGSWSYSNRHSHILAGVSGEAGIKSDLMVFSPNIPPLQGSEKQEQMLGDSSAQVSNTF from the coding sequence ATGGCTTGGGAGAGAGGGAGCGGCCAGCTCCATTATTCTGTGCCGGAGGAATCCCAGCATGGCACCTTTGTGGGCCGCATTGCCCAGGATCTGGGACTGGAGGTGGATGAGCTGGTGCCTCGGCTGTTCCGGATGGAGTCTCAAAGCCAAGGGGACTATTTAGAGGTAAATGTTCAGAATGGGATTTTGTTTGTTAACTCTCGAATAGACAGGGAGGAGCTGTGTGGCAAAAACCCTTTGTGTGCCATTCACCTGGAGGTGATTGTGGACAAACCTCTGAGGGTCTTTCATATTGAGGTGGAGATCAAGGACATAAATGATAATGCTCCTACATTTCCTCAAATAGAACAAAATGTCTTTATTTCAGAAATGAGAATGCCTGGATCATTTTTCCCTCTGGAGGGAGCTTCTGATGCAGATATCGGTTCAAATTCTCACCTCACCTATACACTCAGCCCCAGTGAATACTTTAGTCTAGATGTTCAGAGGAAACATGATGAAAGTCAATCACTAGCACTCCTTTTAAAAACCTCTCTAGACAGAGAGGTGGGAGCTAAGCATCGTTTGCTGCTCACAGCCATCGACGGGGGGaagccagagctcagtggcacagcacagCTGGTGATTTCTGTCCTTGACGAAAATGACAATGCACCTACCTTTAATCAGTCAGTTTATAAAGTCCAAATGGCAGAGGATGTTCTAAGTGGGACATTAGTGGTCAAATTGAATGCCACAGATATGGATGAGGGAATCAATAAGGAGATTACATACTCATTTCAGAATCGTGTGCctgttaaattaaaaaatatatttgcctTAGATTCTGTTAATGGGGaaataagaacaaaagaaaaattagACTTTGAGGAAAATCACCAATATGAGATTCAGGTACAAGCTAGCGACAAAGGGAGCAATCCAATGACAGGATATTGCAGTGTTGTGGTTGAAGTGCTAGATGTCAATGACAATGCCCCTGAGATGTCATTAAAATCTCTCCTGGTGCCAGTGCCAGAGAATTCCCTGCCTGGAATGGTGGTGGCCCTGATCAGTGTCTCAGATCAGGATTCTGGGGCCAATGGACAAATAAGCTGCTTCCTGCACCCCCCCGAACTTCCCTTCAAGCTGGCGTCCACCTTCAAGAATTACTACTCTCTGGTAGTGTCTGAGCCTCTGGATCGGGAGCAAGTGGCTGAGTACAGGCTGCTTGTAACAGCTCAAGACCAAGGGACTCCATCGCTGTCAGCCACCAGCAGCCTGGTGGTGCCCATTGGTGACGTGAATGACAATGCGCCCACTTTCGCACAGCCATCTTACACAGTCTTTGTGAAGGAGAACAACCCGCCTGGTGCTCACATCTTCACAGTGTCTGCTTCAGACCCAGATGTGGCTGAGAACTCCTTGGTTAGCTACTGGATGGATGAGAAGCTCTGGCCCTTGACAAGCTACATCTCGGTGCACTCAGAGAGTGGGAAGGTCTATGCCTTGCAGCCCTTGGACTATGAGGAGCTGAAGCTGCTGGAGTTCCAAGTGAGGGCCAAGGATGCTGGGCTGCCCTCCTTGTGTGGAAATGTGACTATTCAGGTCTTTGTGGTTGATGAGAATGACAACGCACCTGCAGTGTCTGGGATGGCAGAAGAAAACCCAGTTCTGCTAGTGATCCCTGTGATGGCTGGGCATATAGTGGGGAAAATACAAGCCCTGGATGCTGACTCAGGCTACAATGCATGGCTACGGTATGAAATGCATGAGGGGAGTAGTGGTCTTTGGCGAGTTGGGCGGTACAGTGGAGAGATCAGCACTACACGTGTCCTTGATGAGGGAGAGGTTAGTGGTAGCAGCCAGAATCTGCTGGTCTTGGTGAAGGACCATGGGAATCCAATGTTGTCAGCCACTGCTACATTGAGTGTGACACTGGTGGCAAGCACCCAGCTCACCCGTACTGATGTTCACCTTCCAAGAACAGGAGGTAACCCAAAGCCTCTTGTAGGCAGTGCCAACATCTATCTAATCATTGCCATCTGCTCAGTGTCCAGCTTGTTTCTGCTTGCAATCATAATATACACTGTCCTGCGATGCCAGTCCCAAGCAAAGGAGGCTATGATATATGGCCCTGGCACAGCCACCCTCGTATGTGCCAGTGAAGTGGGTAGCTGGTCATATTCAAATCGTCATAGCCATATCCTGGCGGGTGTGAGTGGTGAAGCTGGCATCAAAAGTGACCTCATGGTTTTCAGCCCCAACATTCCTCCTCTGCAAGGCAGTGAGAAACAGGAACAAATGCTTGGTGATTCATCAGCGCAGGTGAGTAATACATTCTGA